The genome window TCTTCCAAGCGCCCCCGGCCTTGAACAAGCGCAGGGTGGGAAACGACTCCTCAATCTCCTTCTCAAATTCCGAAATCGACCAGAGATAGTATCGGATGTCGAATTCCCTTTTCGCTTCTGAAAACTTCATTTCTGTATTTAGCATCAACCGCTGGCCTTAGTCAAAAAGCTCCCATGAGCGCATTCTGGGCGGCTATACCAACCGAATCTTCGTCCTCAGCGTTCTCAGCCACTGCCGTTTGCACGGCTTTTCTTTTCACGATCTGCGGAATACTAAACACATGGTGCAAGATCATCCCCGGCGGTGTGATGGGAGAACCCACCGCCGTTATCTCGTTAAGACCTACATTAAACGCCAGTGGTGGCCGATAGCTGGTACCACGATGCCAGCCGCCGGTCGGGTCCAGGCAGCTAAGTAGGCTTTCGCCAAAGCCAAGCCAAGTTGAGGGCGTTGTGCGGCCTCGCTTTTTTGCCAGGCGGATGCGTTCGGCTTCCTGTCGGTTTGAAGTGCAAAGGCTCTTCTGCTCTCCGGAGACTGAGTCTTCGAGATAGTAAGTATGCCCGCGTTTGAAAAGCCAATACCGCTGCTTCTGCTTCATAGCACGTTTCCTCACCACGGTAAGGGAGACGAGCTACTCTGTGTCAGGAAGCACTGACCGAGTAATGAAGGAGTGCGAGCGAATTCTAAAGAGATGCTCGCTGAGCACCTTCAGACCCTGACAGTTTCCCTGACAGTTGGGGTCTTATTGCCCTCCTCCTCCGAAACGCGCCGTTACCCGCAAACGACTTGGTTGAATGGCTCCAGAGGTAGGGCTCGAACCTACAACCCATCGGTTAACAGCCGATTGCTCTACCATTGAGCTACTCTGGATCCCAAATGGCCGGTCAATCTACAAACCGCTGTTGGCACCGTCAACAGTTGATTTCCGCGATTCAGTTCCGCTGGCAGCGCGGACAATAGAACGTGCTCCGCGCAGCCTGGACGATGCGTTTGACGGGCGCCTTACAGACCCGGCAGGGACGACCCTGCCGGTCATAAACCTGCAACCGCTCTTCATAAAAATCTGGCGGGCTCCCGGCGTTCCCGTAATAAAACACACCGCCATCATTTGTTCTCCCGGTCCAGTCGAGCGACACCGTGCCGCCGAATTCCACGGCCTTGACCAGCACCTGGCGAATGCTGCGCCAGAGACGCCGCACCTGGTCACGTGTGAGTTTCCGCGCCGCCAGTCGCGGCGAAACGCGCGCCGCGAACAAGGCTTCACAGGCATAAATATTCCCAACCCCGGCCAGCAGGGATTGATCGAGCAGTTTGATTTTGATTCCCTGGGAAGACCGCTTCAGTGCCGCCGCGAAATACTCAACGGTGAATTCCTTGCCGAGCGGTTCCGGTCCCAACCCGCGCTGCGCTGAAAGGTCGAGAGTGAACCGCCCGAAACGGCGCGTGTCCTCAAAGATGAAACGCTGCCTCCCGAGATCAAGCGCGACGGCAGTGTGTCTGGGCAGCGGCGCGCCGGCCGGTTGCAAGAACATGCGCCCCGTCATGCCGAGGTGGCCAGCCAGGAGAAACGTCCCCTTCCCGTCTGCACGCCGCAATGCAAACATGAGATACTTGGCGCGCCGGATGAGGTTCACAAACACCGCCCCGTTCAACGCGTGACTCAACTGCGCCGGCTGTGTCGGCCGGAGGACCCGCGCATGACGGACTTCGACACCACGAATGGTTTTGCCTTTCAGCAGCGGAGCGAGATGCCTCACGAGAATCTCAACTTCGGGCAGTTCCGGCATGAAACGGAGGTTACCCGTAGCGGTAAGGCGGCGAAAGCGAGAACGTGTTCGGCAGATGGCGGATCTCGCGCACCGCGCCATCGCGCAACAGTACTTCCACGATGTCGAAGCGGATCTTCACGGACGGGTTATGAAGCAGCCTGACGTAATCCAGCGCCGCCCGCGACAAACGCCGGCGCTTGTTTGCATTCACGGCGGCGGCGGGTCGGGTCCAGTCTTCGGAGGAACGCGTCTTGACCTCGACGAAAACAAGGCAATCGCGGTCGCGAAAGACCAGATCAATTTCGCCGCGTGGCGAACGGAAGTTGGCGGCGAGAAATTTCAGCCCGACCCGGCGCAGATGTTTTTTCGCGGCTTTCTCGCCGAGTTTGCCCCGCCGCAAGTGCTCGGCCTCCCGGTCGGAAACGAACGCCGTCTTGATGCTCGACCACAATCCCATCAGAACAGCTCCGCCTGTCCCGCCGCTTTGAGCGGCGCGAAACTCCTGCGGTGAATCGCGCAGGGACCGTGTTTTTCCAGGGCGGCGAGATGGCGCGCGGTCCCGTAGCCCTTGTGTTCAGCGAATCCATACGCAGGAAACTGCCGGTCGTATTCAAGCATCAGACGGTCACGTGTGACCTTGGCAAGAATGCTGGCAGCGGCGATGGAAAAACTCCGCGCGTCGCCCTTCACCAGCGCGGTCTGAGGAAACCGCAGCGACGTCACCGGCAGCCCGTCCACCAGCACGTGCTCGGGCGGCGGCCGCAACTGCGCGAGCGCTTCGTTCATGGCGCGGTGCGTGGCCTGCAAAATATTGATGCTGTCGATCGTCCCAACCTCCATGCGGGCGACGGCAAACCTGACGGCTGGGTCGCCGGTAAGAGCGGCAAAAAAACTCTCGCGCCGTCCCGCCGCCACCTGCTTTGAGTCATTCAAGCCCTCGAGCTCGGGTGGAAGTCCGCCCGAAATCCATTCCATGGGAAACAACACAGCGGCGGCGACAACCGGACCGGCGAGCGGACCGCGTCCGGCTTCGTCCACGCCGGCGATGAACTTCAGTCCGCGCCGCGTCAATGCGCGCTCGAACTCAAACCGGTCCGGAGTGTCATGAGAAGCCAGCCTGACCACGGATGGAATCTGCCGAGGCGCGGCGAAAATGGAAACCAAAATTGCGTGCGGGGCGATCGACAATCGTGGCAGCATGGCCACGTGAGCAGAATTGTCGGCATTGACCTGGGCACCACCAATTCATTGGTGGCCACAGTGGATTCGGGAATTCCGCTGGTCATAGCAGATGCAGACGGGCGGCGGCTGACGCCGTCGGTCGTTCATATCCCCGCGTGCGGCGCAGAACCGGTCGTCGGACACGCGGCGAACCGCGCGCGGGTTTTGAAACCCGCTGAAACGGTCTATTCAGTCAAACGGTTCATCGGACGGCGCGGTGGTGAGATTTCCCCTGAAGAGATGCAGGTTACTTATCCGGTGAACGCCGGGGGCGCGAGACCGGCCACGATCAACATTCACAATCACGATTACACGCCGGAGGAGATTTCCGCCGAAGTTCTCAAGAAATTGAAGTGCGATGCCGCAGCGTTCCTCGGCGAAGCCGTCACCCGCGCCGTCATCACGGTCCCGGCGTACTTCAACGATGCGCAACGCAACGCCACGAAGAAAGCCGGCGAACTGGCGGGCCTCTGCGTTGAGCGCATCGTGAATGAGCCGACGGCTGCTGCGCTGGCGTATGGTCTCGACAAACTCAGACAGCGCTCAAAAATCGCCGTTTACGACCTGGGCGGCGGCACCTTCGACCTCTCGATTCTCGAATTGAACAACGGCGTCTTCCAGGTGCTCGCGACGAACGGCAACACGCGCCTAGGCGGCGACGATCTTGACCGGCGCATCGTCGATTTCCTTGTCGAAAAAATCAGGGCCGCGGGCGGGCCGGATTTGAGGCACGGCGCGGGCGCTCCGCCCGTCACGGTCGGCTCGACGCCGATGAAAGGCACTCCCTCAAGCCCGGACGAAACGGGGCACCCGCGTGACCTTGAAGACCTCGCAATGCTCTCGCGCATTCGCGAAGCCGCTGAACACGCGAAGATTCGTCTTTCGGCGGAAACCGAAGTCGAAATCGCGCTGCCCTTCCTCGCGGCGGATTTCAGCTTCCACCATCGAATGACACGGAACGAGCTGGAGGACCTGACCCGCGATGTCGTGGCCCGGACACGTTCGCATTGCCTGCGCTCGCTCGCCGACGCGAAACTGGAACCACGCGATCTGGATCAGGTGATCCTTGTCGGCGGGCAGACGCGGATGCCGCTGGTCCGGAGGTTCGTCGCCGACCTGTTCGGCTGCGCGGAATTCGAAGAAACGCGTGGCGACGTTCGCCCTGGCACGACGCCACACAAACCGAAGGGGCCGGCGCTCAACACGTCGCAGAATCCCGACGAAGCCGTTGCCCTCGGCGCGGCGATTCAGGCCGAAATTCTTTCCGGAGGTTTCAAAAACATGCTGTTGCTCGACGTGACGCCGTTGTCACTCGGCATTGAAACCTTTGGCGGCCTGATGAACGTCATCATTCCGCGCAACTCGACCATTCCCGTAAAGGCGGGCGAGCTGTTCACCACGGCCGTGGACAATCAACGCAGCATGTTGATCCACGTCTTGCAGGGCGAGCGCGAGCGGGCAAGGGACAACTGGAGCCTGGGCAGGTTCACGATTGAATTCGAACCCGCGCCCAAAGGCGTGGCGCGCGTTGGCGTGCAGTTCGAAATCGACGCGAACGGCATCCTGCAGGTGCTGGCGCGCGACACCCGAACAGGTCTGCAAAAAGTGGTGGAGGTGAAATCGGCTGTGGACGTGGACGATGCCGAGGTCCAAAAGATGGTGGAGGAATCCGTCGAACACGCCTTCGAGGATCTGAGCGCGCGTCAGTGGATTGAGGCACAGTTACGCGCCCGCGAAACCATCAGCGCGACCCGCAAGGCACTCGTCGAATGGTCCGGCGAGATTGATGCCAGCTACAAGGCGCGGATTGAAGACGCGCTGAAACGCACAGAAGACTTGCTGAGCAGCGACGATTCGCCCGGTGACCCCGTGAAACTAAAAGCCGTGTTGTCGGAACTGGATGAAATCACACGGCCACTCGCTGATGTCGTGATGGACAAGGCGATGGAATCGCTTCTGCGGAAACGGGGAGTAATCCAATAAATCGGCGCGAACCTGAACGGCCCGCTTATGCGCGTTCCTCGCGAGGCTTGAGATCCAGCTTGGCGAAAGGATTGTTCTCGAACGCTCCCGGCGCGGACCTGGAGGCAACGACGGCGTCTGACCTGTTCACTTCGATTTTCGTCCCCGCGGCGGACTGATCGTGTTCGTTCGGAGCGCCGTTACCCTGCCCCGTGTAAGCCGGTTGATTTGGATTCTTCGCCCGCTTGTTGCGCGGCAGCGGACTCAGCATCAGATTGATGCCTTTGCCGATGAGTTTCGGATCCGCGTCCGGATGGCCGAACGGGGCGACTTCCTTGATGAAGTTTTTAACCACCTGGTAACCGAACTCCTGATGCGCCATTTCGCGTCCCCGAAATCGCAAGGTAACCTTCACCTTCATGTCGTCGCACAAAAAGTCGATGGCGTGGCTGAGTTTGACGCCGAAATCGTGCGGGTCAATCGTGACGCTGAGTTGGATTTCCTTAACTTTGTTGGCGTGCTGGTGTTTCCTGGCTTCTTTGTCCTTCTTCGCCTGCTCATATCGGAACTTGCCATAATCAACGAGGCGGCAGACGGGCGGGGTCGCATTGGGCGCGATTTCCACGAGGTCCACTCCCTGGGCGCGGGCCAGATTGATCGCCTCGCCGAGCTGCAAAACACCGAGTTGTCTGCCGTCGTGTCCAACGACCCGGACTTCGCGGGCCCGGATTTTTCCGTTAACCCTGACGAATGAACCAGTGAAAGGAGAAGAACGAGGAGAGAACGGGCGGCTCAAGACACCCCCAACGGTTGAGACTTGTTCATGCGGCAGTTGCTGTCAATCCGGCCGGCATATTTCGATATGCCGCATATATAGTCAGAACACCCGTTTTTGCAAGTCAAATATCGGCGCCGACTCGGTCCGTTCCGGGGCGTTTTTGACGTGTCATCCCGCGCGTGTCTCCCTATCTTTGCGCCACTTTTTATGGCGACGATCAAGCCTTTTGCGGCGCTCCGACCGAAACCAGAACTGGCCGAAAAAATCTGCGAACTGCCTTACGACGTGATGTCGTCTGAAGAAGCGCGCCGGATCGCGGCGG of Candidatus Angelobacter sp. contains these proteins:
- the mutM gene encoding bifunctional DNA-formamidopyrimidine glycosylase/DNA-(apurinic or apyrimidinic site) lyase produces the protein MPELPEVEILVRHLAPLLKGKTIRGVEVRHARVLRPTQPAQLSHALNGAVFVNLIRRAKYLMFALRRADGKGTFLLAGHLGMTGRMFLQPAGAPLPRHTAVALDLGRQRFIFEDTRRFGRFTLDLSAQRGLGPEPLGKEFTVEYFAAALKRSSQGIKIKLLDQSLLAGVGNIYACEALFAARVSPRLAARKLTRDQVRRLWRSIRQVLVKAVEFGGTVSLDWTGRTNDGGVFYYGNAGSPPDFYEERLQVYDRQGRPCRVCKAPVKRIVQAARSTFYCPRCQRN
- a CDS encoding YraN family protein — translated: MGLWSSIKTAFVSDREAEHLRRGKLGEKAAKKHLRRVGLKFLAANFRSPRGEIDLVFRDRDCLVFVEVKTRSSEDWTRPAAAVNANKRRRLSRAALDYVRLLHNPSVKIRFDIVEVLLRDGAVREIRHLPNTFSLSPPYRYG
- a CDS encoding ribonuclease HII, which translates into the protein MLPRLSIAPHAILVSIFAAPRQIPSVVRLASHDTPDRFEFERALTRRGLKFIAGVDEAGRGPLAGPVVAAAVLFPMEWISGGLPPELEGLNDSKQVAAGRRESFFAALTGDPAVRFAVARMEVGTIDSINILQATHRAMNEALAQLRPPPEHVLVDGLPVTSLRFPQTALVKGDARSFSIAAASILAKVTRDRLMLEYDRQFPAYGFAEHKGYGTARHLAALEKHGPCAIHRRSFAPLKAAGQAELF
- a CDS encoding Hsp70 family protein gives rise to the protein MSRIVGIDLGTTNSLVATVDSGIPLVIADADGRRLTPSVVHIPACGAEPVVGHAANRARVLKPAETVYSVKRFIGRRGGEISPEEMQVTYPVNAGGARPATINIHNHDYTPEEISAEVLKKLKCDAAAFLGEAVTRAVITVPAYFNDAQRNATKKAGELAGLCVERIVNEPTAAALAYGLDKLRQRSKIAVYDLGGGTFDLSILELNNGVFQVLATNGNTRLGGDDLDRRIVDFLVEKIRAAGGPDLRHGAGAPPVTVGSTPMKGTPSSPDETGHPRDLEDLAMLSRIREAAEHAKIRLSAETEVEIALPFLAADFSFHHRMTRNELEDLTRDVVARTRSHCLRSLADAKLEPRDLDQVILVGGQTRMPLVRRFVADLFGCAEFEETRGDVRPGTTPHKPKGPALNTSQNPDEAVALGAAIQAEILSGGFKNMLLLDVTPLSLGIETFGGLMNVIIPRNSTIPVKAGELFTTAVDNQRSMLIHVLQGERERARDNWSLGRFTIEFEPAPKGVARVGVQFEIDANGILQVLARDTRTGLQKVVEVKSAVDVDDAEVQKMVEESVEHAFEDLSARQWIEAQLRARETISATRKALVEWSGEIDASYKARIEDALKRTEDLLSSDDSPGDPVKLKAVLSELDEITRPLADVVMDKAMESLLRKRGVIQ
- the infC gene encoding translation initiation factor IF-3 — encoded protein: MSRPFSPRSSPFTGSFVRVNGKIRAREVRVVGHDGRQLGVLQLGEAINLARAQGVDLVEIAPNATPPVCRLVDYGKFRYEQAKKDKEARKHQHANKVKEIQLSVTIDPHDFGVKLSHAIDFLCDDMKVKVTLRFRGREMAHQEFGYQVVKNFIKEVAPFGHPDADPKLIGKGINLMLSPLPRNKRAKNPNQPAYTGQGNGAPNEHDQSAAGTKIEVNRSDAVVASRSAPGAFENNPFAKLDLKPREERA